ACAATTAGTGGTGATTATATAAAAAATTTATTAATACATCATTAACCATAGATACCATAATGGCATTTATGTAAATTGCATAATAATAATTATTGGTGAAGTGGTTGAACAAGGGTATATCTGAATGTAAAGAATTTAATAAGCAGGTCTTGCCATGGTTGTCACTAAAGGTGCTGTATTTAATATAGCAATTAATGAAAGCGTTTTGTAATTACAAGTTTTAAAATTAAATATTGCAATTTATATAAAAAACAGTTATAATTATTGACTAATAAGAAGCATAAATATGTAATATATGAATCAATTAATTCATTTATTTATGTACATGAATAAATTGAATTACCAATGGAATACACACATAATGGAACAATTTCGGAATTTGTCTATGCATAACAAATAGTGTATAATTTATCAAAATCGAAAAACAGACTAAAATTTTTTTGCAATAAAATTTAATAATTTATTCATAAGGAGGTATAATGGTGTACCTTGATGATCGTTATGACAGGATCCCATCAGGCTGCAGTGTGTTTGGCGTAATAAATGTGAACAGGGTGAGGTTTGACTGGAGACCGGCAGTTACCGGGATAGCCTCAATGCATGAAAGGTCCAATGGTTTGGGTGGCGGTTTTGCGGTTTATGGTTTATATCCTGAGTACAAAGAAACAATGTGCCTGCACATCATGTACGACGATAAAGCCAGCAGAGAGGAAACAGAGGATTATTTAAGGGATATGTGCAGGATAATATATGAGGGAAAATTGCCTGTCAGGAGGACTGTATCTATATTCAACGGACCGGAGATAAAAAGGTATTTTGTAGAGCCGATTCATGATATACTTGTTAGTTCAGAGGAGGAATATTTTCGGTGTCTTACCATGGAGATAAACAGGTCTATCAATGGGGCATTTGTGCTATCCTGCGGAAAGGATATGGGTATTTTCAAGGGTGTTGGGTATCCTGAGGATATAGCAGAGTATTTTCGGCTTGATGAATATAAAGGTTATATATGGACTGCCCACGGCAGGTTTCCCACTAATACACCTGGGTGGTGGGGAGGTGCTCATCCCTTCGGAATACTGGATGTATCGGTTGTCCATAATGGAGAGCTCTCTTCCTATGGTGCAAACCGCAAATTCTTAAGGGGATATGGGTACAAATGTGTTTTACAGACAGATACCGAGGTTATCGCATACCTATATGACCTACTTGTTAAAAAGCACAGGCTTCCAGAGGAAATTGCAATGAAGGTCATGTCTCCGCCGTTATGGGATGAGATTGAAAGGATGGATGAGCAGGAGAGGGTACTGTATACCAGTCTGCGGGTGATATATGCAAGAGCAGCGTTAAATGGGCCATTTTCAGTGATAATTGCAACAACCAAAGGTATGGCAGTATTGTGTGATAGGTTAAAGCTGAGGCCGATGGTGACTGCAAAAGATGGCGAGTATTTCATTGCTTCCAGTGAGGAATCTGCAATAGCAGCCTCGGGTTTCTCTACAGCAAATTGTTATATGCCGCGCGGTGGAGAACCGGTCTTTGTACCACTTAATGAAGAGTATGTGGAAGAGAGTGTAGCAGTATGAAAAAGTTTGTTATGCCGGAATTCATGGTGGATATTGATTATACAAGGTGCAATGGATGCGGTGCCTGTGTTAAGGAATGTTCCTTTGGCGGCCTGGCCATGAGCGGCGATACAGTTATTGGTATAGATGAAAACTGCGTAAACTGCCTGAGGTGCATGTATATCTGTGCAAAAGATGCAATAAAAACCATACCATACCCATCATCCTTTAAATCCAACTACTACTGGAGAAAGGAGGATATATCAGACATAGAAAAACAGGCATCCACAGGGAGCGCCCTTCTCACTGGGATGGGAAACCCAAAAGACTATGAGATATTTTGGGATAAAATCTTAATCAACGCCAGCCAGGTTACCAATCCACCTATCGATCCCTTAAGGGAGCCCATGGAGCTTACCACCTATCTTGGCAGTAAACCTGATAGGATTGAATTTGATGAAAAAAGACAGCTTTTAACAAGGCTTCCACCACAACTTAAATTAAAACTGCCCATCATGTTTGCCGCTATGTCCTTCGGTGCCATAAGCTATAATGCATTTAAATCCTTGGCTATAGCTTCAGAAGAACTGGGCATATACTTCAATACAGGTGAAGGTGGTATGCCGCCGGACCTGTATGATTATGGCAAGAACGCTATAGTGCAGGTCGCCTCTGGGAGGTTTGGTGTAAACCCGGATTATCTCAATGCAGGGGCAGCAGTAGAAATAAAGATAGGCCAGGGGGCAAAGCCTGGTATAGGCGGACACCTTCCTGGTACAAAGGTTGGTAAGAAGGTCTCAGAAACCAGGATGATACCGGAAGGAACAGATGCCATATCACCGGCACCACATCACGACATCTATTCCATAGAGGACTTAAAGCAACTCATATACCTTGTCAAAGAGGTAACAGGTTATACAAAACCCATCATAGTAAAAATAGCTGCTGTCAATAATTCCGCAGCCATTGCTTCAGGTATAGTAAGGGCCGGAGCGGATATAATAGCGGTGGATGGCTTTAGAGGAGGTACCGGTGCAGCACCGAAGAGAATAAGAGATAATGTTGATATACCTATAGAGTTTGCCATTTCGGCTGTAGACCAGAGGTTAAAAGAGGAAGGCCTAAGGGACAGGGTCTCCATTGTAGCATCTGGAGGTATAAGAAATGCAGGAGATGTAATAAAAGCACTGGCTTTAGGTGCCGATGCTGTGTATATAGGCACAGCGGCATTGATAGCCATGGGGTGCAAGATGTGTATGATGTGCACGACAGGAAAGTGTGCATGGGGAATAGCTACACAAAAAGATGAATTGGCAAAGAGACTGAATCCTGAAAAAGCTGCAGAACGGTTGATTAACATGATAAACGGCTGGGAAATAGAGATAAAAGATATCCTTGGGGGAATGGGGATGAATATGATAGAGGCCCTCAGGGGCAACAGACATACATTAAGAGGACTGGGCTTCAATATGAGAGAACTTAAGGTGCTGGGGATAAAAGCAGCAGGGGAATGATAGTTTTTGGGGGAAAGTTTATGGAGAATAGAGCGGATAA
Above is a genomic segment from Calorimonas adulescens containing:
- a CDS encoding class II glutamine amidotransferase, which codes for MVYLDDRYDRIPSGCSVFGVINVNRVRFDWRPAVTGIASMHERSNGLGGGFAVYGLYPEYKETMCLHIMYDDKASREETEDYLRDMCRIIYEGKLPVRRTVSIFNGPEIKRYFVEPIHDILVSSEEEYFRCLTMEINRSINGAFVLSCGKDMGIFKGVGYPEDIAEYFRLDEYKGYIWTAHGRFPTNTPGWWGGAHPFGILDVSVVHNGELSSYGANRKFLRGYGYKCVLQTDTEVIAYLYDLLVKKHRLPEEIAMKVMSPPLWDEIERMDEQERVLYTSLRVIYARAALNGPFSVIIATTKGMAVLCDRLKLRPMVTAKDGEYFIASSEESAIAASGFSTANCYMPRGGEPVFVPLNEEYVEESVAV
- a CDS encoding glutamate synthase-related protein; the protein is MKKFVMPEFMVDIDYTRCNGCGACVKECSFGGLAMSGDTVIGIDENCVNCLRCMYICAKDAIKTIPYPSSFKSNYYWRKEDISDIEKQASTGSALLTGMGNPKDYEIFWDKILINASQVTNPPIDPLREPMELTTYLGSKPDRIEFDEKRQLLTRLPPQLKLKLPIMFAAMSFGAISYNAFKSLAIASEELGIYFNTGEGGMPPDLYDYGKNAIVQVASGRFGVNPDYLNAGAAVEIKIGQGAKPGIGGHLPGTKVGKKVSETRMIPEGTDAISPAPHHDIYSIEDLKQLIYLVKEVTGYTKPIIVKIAAVNNSAAIASGIVRAGADIIAVDGFRGGTGAAPKRIRDNVDIPIEFAISAVDQRLKEEGLRDRVSIVASGGIRNAGDVIKALALGADAVYIGTAALIAMGCKMCMMCTTGKCAWGIATQKDELAKRLNPEKAAERLINMINGWEIEIKDILGGMGMNMIEALRGNRHTLRGLGFNMRELKVLGIKAAGE